One window of Myxocyprinus asiaticus isolate MX2 ecotype Aquarium Trade chromosome 4, UBuf_Myxa_2, whole genome shotgun sequence genomic DNA carries:
- the LOC127439692 gene encoding C-C motif chemokine 3-like 1, with translation MASAVIPALSVFLCALALILCSSPAEAQADLALDCCLTVSNQSIPKHILLSYHKQVKGDGCSRDAVVFRTRKGIFLCAPPVTEAKWVGQLIKFLDTRLRKCKETKFQGKRCEALKTMSV, from the exons ATGGCTTCAGCTGTTATACCTGCACTGAGTGTGTTTCTCTGTGCATTGGCTCTCATTCTCTGCAGCAGTCCAGCAG AGGCTCAAGCAGACTTAGCTTTGGACTGTTGCCTGACGGTTAGCAATCAAAGCATCCCCAAGCACATCCTCCTCAGTTACCACAAGCAGGTCAAAGGTGATGGCTGCTCCCGTGATGCTGTTGT GTTCAGAACCAGAAAAGGTATTTTTCTTTGTGCCCCACCTGTTACTGAAGCTAAGTGGGTTGGACAGCTGATCAAGTTTCTGGACACAAGGCTCAGGAAGTGCAAAGAAACCAAATTTCAG GGGAAACGCTGTGAAGCTTTGAAGACTATGTCTGTttga